In one Silene latifolia isolate original U9 population chromosome 10, ASM4854445v1, whole genome shotgun sequence genomic region, the following are encoded:
- the LOC141607066 gene encoding jasmonoyl--L-amino acid synthetase JAR4-like produces the protein MQRIMEGDNSPILTGKPLTQVSWSSGTTQGKPKFVPFNDALFRNTAQIFQTSFAYRNREFPIKEGKALNIIYGRKQFKTKGGIIAGTATTHVFRHPLYSSTMKSMQSQSCSPTEVIFGSDYHQSLYCHLLCGLLHNEEIQLVSSTFAHSLVQAFETFELVWEDLCSDIRDGVLNKRVTDSEIREAMSKILKPNPELAEKIHEICSGLSEWHGLIPALFPNVKYVYGIMTGAMESYVARLRRYSGELPLVCADYGASEGWVAVNVHPSSPPESATFVVLPNIGYFEFISLEEALNEGLEPKPVALTEVKVGQEYEIIVTNFGGFYRYRLGDVVKVTGFHNNTPELKFVRRDNLVLSISTDKNTEENIQLAVEEAKKLLMADKVNLVDFTSRVDLSKKPGHYVICWELSGDANENVLQECCDSLDKAFTCDVAYLGSRKFGNIDPLELRILSKGTFGKILQHSLSMGATASQFKVPRCIASSNKALLDIVDNNVAKSYFSNVFG, from the exons CTCTGGAACAACTCAGGGGAAGCCAAAGTTCGTGCCTTTCAATGATGCACTATTCAGAAACACTGCTCAAATTTTCCAGACTTCTTTTGCATACAGAAACAG AGAGTTTCCGATTAAAGAAGGAAAAGCATTGAACATCATATACGGTAGGAAACAATTCAAAACCAAAGGAGGAATAATAGCAGGAACTGCAACAACACATGTATTTCGTCACCCACTATATAGTTCAACGATGAAGAGTATGCAATCTCAGAGTTGCAGCCCGACTGAAGTGATATTCGGGTCGGATTATCACCAATCTTTATACTGCCATCTTTTATGTGGGTTGTTACATAATGAGGAAATTCAACTTGTGTCGTCGACATTTGCTCATAGTTTAGTTCAAGCTTTTGAGACGTTTGAATTAGTTTGGGAAGACTTATGTTCGGATATCCGAGATGGTGTACTAAATAAAAGAGTCACTGACTCGGAAATCCGAGAAGCCATGAGTAAGATCCTGAAGCCTAATCCTGAATTAGCCGAAAAGATACATGAAATATGTTCCGGGTTAAGTGAATGGCATGGGCTTATACCAGCTCTTTTTCCAAATGTTAAGTATGTTTATGGGATAATGACGGGTGCGATGGAGTCTTATGTGGCCCGATTAAGGCGTTATTCGGGTGAGTTACCTCTTGTTTGTGCCGATTATGGTGCTTCCGAGGGTTGGGTCGCGGTCAATGTACATCCTAGTTCGCCCCCTGAATCGGCTACCTTTGTTGTTCTTCCTAATATCGGTTACTTCGAGTTCATCTCATTGGAGGAAGCGCTCAACGAAGGTTTGGAGCCTAAGCCGGTTGCGCTAACCGAGGTCAAGGTTGGTCAAGAATATGAGATTATTGTCACAAACTTTGGAG GTTTTTATCGCTATCGACTAGGCGACGTAGTCAAGGTAACGGGCTTCCACAACAACACTCCCGAGCTCAAATTTGTACGTCGTGATAACCTTGTACTCAGCATCAGCACAGATAAGAACACAGAGGAGAACATACAACTTGCCGTAGAAGAGGCAAAGAAGCTGCTGATGGCCGATAAGGTTAATCTCGTCGATTTCACAAGTCGTGTAGACTTGTCAAAAAAACCAGGACACTATGTCATATGCTGGGAGTTAAGCGGAGATGCTAATGAGAACGTCTTACAAGAGTGTTGCGACTCCTTGGACAAAGCATTTACATGCGATGTCGCGTATTTAGGTTCGCGTAAATTTGGAAATATTGACCCCCTTGAGTTAAGAATTTTGAGCAAAGGAACTTTTGGAAAGATTTTGCAACATTCATTGAGTATGGGTGCAACTGCTAGCCAGTTTAAGGTGCCGCGATGTATTGCGTCTAGTAACAAAGCACTCTTAGACATTGTGGATAATAATGTTGCTAAGAGTTACTTTAGCAATGTATTTGGTTGA